From the Acidobacteriota bacterium genome, the window AGGACATCGACATCGTCCTTCGCGACCCGTCCGCGGACCTCGCCGACAGCCTCGAAGAGGCGCTGACGGGCGAGGCGTATCAGGGGTTCTCGTTCCGCCGAAAGGGCCAGCCGCTCCTGCTGGACAATGGCGCCGTCAACATCGGATTCGGCGTCACGTACCGCGGCCAGCCGTGGACCAGCATCAGCGTGGACGTCGCACGCGCCGAGCCCGGCGAAGTCGATGTCGAGTGGGTCGACGCCATCGCCCTGACCGACGTCTTCGGCGTCACGGGACCGGCGCAGCTCCCGTGCCTACCGCTGCGCTTCCACGTCGCCCAGAAGCTCCACGGAATGACGCTGCCCCCGCGCCCGGGGAAGCAGAACGAACGGTTCAGAGACCTCGTGGATCTGCTGCTCATGGAGGCGATGATCACGCACGACTACGCGGCGCTCCGTGCGGCTTGCGAGCTCGTTTTCCGCAGCCGCAACACGCACGCATGGCCACCCGACCTGAGTGCGACGCCACCGCACTGGGCCCAGCCCTTCGCACGACTCGCCGAAGAACTGGAACTGGCCAACACGGACATCGAACAGGCTCTGGTGCGCGTCCGCAACTTCGTCGCCCACATCGTCAAGTCGCGGTGATAGCCAGCCGCCCTCTATTCAAGCAAGCCCCTCTCTCCCCCTGGCCAGCACACATCTTGCTCCGCAGACACGCGCGCAACGGCCGAGGACAACCCCCGGGGACCACCTCGATTTCGCAGGTCGTCCCCTTCGCGCGGTTCTGCCTATGCCTGCGGAACTGACCACCGCGATGACCGCTGCCGGACGTTCGGCCGGGATAACCGCCTGTGCGCGAGCCGCTTCGCCGCGATGAACCTCCGACGATGCGCCTGGGCGGCGCTCTATGCCGCCCCCCTGCTGGTGCCCGAAGAGAGCCAATACAGGAAACCATGGCGTGAGCGACCCCGCCTGCCGCCCGGCATTTCGTCCCACGCGAGTCCGGAGGGGTCGCTCACGCCATGCTGCCAGTGCCGGTGTCGATGCCGCTGTGGGCGTCGATCGTGACCGGGCGCGCCGCTGCTTGCTACCGCAGATGTCGCACCGGGTACTGGTAAGGTTCCCCGCACGGTTCGTGGCTCGATCGTGCGGGAAGCACGTGCCCGGTCGTTGGCCCGGAGATTCGGCGACGCCCGGGCCGCCGGCCATCGCGCGTTCGAGTTTCGATCTGTGCTCGGCGCCGTCAAGGCGCGTCACTTCGCTCCGCCCGCCTGAATCGTGAGCGGCTCCGGCCTTGACCGCGCCTGCGCGCAGATTGTGTCTTGGCAGTTGCGTGATGGCCGGCGATGAACGACTGCCTGCGGTAAGCAGGAGCCACCCCAAGACCGTCAGGCCAGACAGGAAAGTCGAGTCGCGTCACGCGGTGATCTGCAGGTCCCACATTCGGTCGCCACGAAGCACATGCACGGCATAACGAAACGCCGCTGAAAGATCCTCGGGCGTGAGTTGTGGATACTGCGCGAGGATCTGCTCAGCCGAGGCCCCGCTGGCGCTCAGTTCCAGCAGGAACTCGACGCTCAGTCGCGTGCCTCGCACACAGGGTTTCCCGTCCAAGATTCGCTGGTCGCTGACGATGAGTTGCTCGACCATCTCGCGTGCTCCTGTCGGTCGATCCTACTGCGGGAAGCAGACGCCACTGGCTGCTTCGTCAGAACCGTCCAACCTCACGTCGAAAGTCTTCATCATCGACGCTGAACACGTCCACGCGCCGACGCGCGAGTTCCGCAAGGAAATGGCCACGCGTCAGGCCGGCCGCCTCCGCAGCCGGCTCCATCGACAGCGCACCTTGCTGGTACCAGTGGATCGCCGCGGCCAGGCGGATCTCCGCGGCCATCTCGTGCGGCGCCTTCTTCAGCGCAGCGAGCACGCTATCGGGGACCGTCAGTTGGATCTGAACCATGCCTCGTCTCGGTTTCACAATCGCTCACGGACCGGGCAGGCGAGCACGCCCTCGTTCCCGTTCGGCGGCGTACACCAGGCACGCTCGAATGTCGTCACGAACCAGTTGTGGGAAGTCCTGCAGGATCTCGTCCGCGCTCATACCGGCAGCCAGATAGCCGAGCACGTCACCGACGGCGATTCGAGTTCCGCGGACACACGGCTTGCCGAAGCGCACGCTCGGATCGACGGTGAGCCGGCCGAGGCCATCCATGAGCGGAAGTCTAGACCTCAACGGCTCGACCGCGTCAATCTTCCCCCTTGATCTCGCTCCTCAGCAGGCGTAGCCTGTCCTCATCGTCCGTGCCCTACTGCACACCTCCCGCGCGAGTGACACTCGGCGCGGGTTGCTGACGGACGGCAGCCTCAGGGCTCCCGCCAGCAGCACACTCCTTCACTAGCACGGTTGCGACTCCGACCCGCGCACTCGCGTGCGTGCCGCGGAGATCCGCTATCGCCTGCGACCTGCTCCATCGGTGCGTCGCGGCGGTACCGAAAGCCCGGTCGTTTGCTGGCGATTCGAGCAGGCAGCACGCCAGCGCACCGCATGGCTTCGACACGCGTGGCTTCCAGCCGCGCACACTGCGCAGGCGCGTCGCCTTCGCAGACGATGTTCGGCACAACCGCCAGCATCTCGCGCAACTGCCAACGACGCGACGGTCTCAGGCCCTTCGCGTTCGAGCGCGCCATCCGTGGACGTTCGGAAAACAGTTGTCCGCCCGCTGCAGCCCCTGGGCGACGCGGGCAGTGAGGTGCACCATGAGGACATGGTTGACCGTCGGCGAAGGCGCCGACTACGCGAACGTGAGTCGGGACACGATCTACACCGCGTGCGAGCGACATGAACTGCGGCACGTGCGAATCAGCGGACGACGGACGATTCGGTTGCGCGCGGTCTGGGTCGACGAGTGGATGGAACAGCACGCGCGAAACCCGAGAGGCGCGCGGATTGCGACGAGCGCGCAGAACGGAGCGGCGTCATGAACGTCCAGACGATTCGTCACGCAACACGCGCGTTGACCGAGCGCGAGGTCTCCGATCTGCTCGGCTTGTCGGTCGCCACGCTTCGGGCATGGCGTCACCGCGGTCAGGGACCTCGGTTCCTGCGCCTCGGACGCGCCGTCCGCTACCTGCCGTCGGACCTGGAGGAGTTCGTCCGCGCCAGCGCCGTTGACGCCAGCGCGGAACCGTCGGCTGATCGGCAGACCGGCATCGAGGAGTTGCGACCATGAGCCTCTGGAAGCGGGGGCGCCAGTACTGGGCGGACTTCACGGTGGATGGCCGCCGCTACCGCAAGCGCCTCGACACGACGAACCTGCAGGATGCGAAGCGGAAAGAGCGTCAGCTCATCGAAGATGCCGGGCACGGCGCCGTGGCAACGCACGAACAGGGACCCAAGCGCCTGTTCGAAGCCGCCGACGCCTACATCGACGGGAAGCGCCTGCACTGCTCGCCACGGACCGTCGAGTTCGAGGAGGAGCGGCTCATCACGCTGAAGCGCTACTTCGGCGACGTGCCGCTCACCGCGATCACGGCGAAAGCGATTGCGGAGTACCAGCGCAAGCGCCATGAAGTCGGCAAGGCCAACCGGACGATCAACATGGACGTCGGCGTGCTGTCGCGCGTGCTCAAGTCGTGCGGCAGGTGGCGAGCGCTGGCGGACCATGTGCGCAACCTGCCCGAACGCCAGCGACCGGTCGGGCGGGCGCTGACGCCAGAGGAGCGCAAGCGGCTCTTCGAGGCGGCGGCGTCCAATCCCGAGTGGGAGCACGTCTACT encodes:
- a CDS encoding helix-turn-helix domain-containing protein, with protein sequence MRTWLTVGEGADYANVSRDTIYTACERHELRHVRISGRRTIRLRAVWVDEWMEQHARNPRGARIATSAQNGAAS
- a CDS encoding DUF433 domain-containing protein — encoded protein: MVEQLIVSDQRILDGKPCVRGTRLSVEFLLELSASGASAEQILAQYPQLTPEDLSAAFRYAVHVLRGDRMWDLQITA
- a CDS encoding nucleotidyl transferase AbiEii/AbiGii toxin family protein, which gives rise to MTAARKRPTGPPPSAGVLARYAQAYARELGVAESRVRSWVAYMIMAGILDRATAGDTPLFIVKGGVALELRLRDRARATKDIDIVLRDPSADLADSLEEALTGEAYQGFSFRRKGQPLLLDNGAVNIGFGVTYRGQPWTSISVDVARAEPGEVDVEWVDAIALTDVFGVTGPAQLPCLPLRFHVAQKLHGMTLPPRPGKQNERFRDLVDLLLMEAMITHDYAALRAACELVFRSRNTHAWPPDLSATPPHWAQPFARLAEELELANTDIEQALVRVRNFVAHIVKSR
- a CDS encoding helix-turn-helix domain-containing protein; its protein translation is MNVQTIRHATRALTEREVSDLLGLSVATLRAWRHRGQGPRFLRLGRAVRYLPSDLEEFVRASAVDASAEPSADRQTGIEELRP
- a CDS encoding DUF433 domain-containing protein; protein product: MDGLGRLTVDPSVRFGKPCVRGTRIAVGDVLGYLAAGMSADEILQDFPQLVRDDIRACLVYAAERERGRARLPGP
- a CDS encoding UPF0175 family protein, which codes for MVQIQLTVPDSVLAALKKAPHEMAAEIRLAAAIHWYQQGALSMEPAAEAAGLTRGHFLAELARRRVDVFSVDDEDFRREVGRF